The window CAATCGGATGGGTAAGCGGTATTTTCAAATCATTTGGAGATGCACCTGACGGAATTAAAGAAGAACTGAAAGAAGTTACCTGGGCTTTAGGAGCCGAATACTGGTATCAGGATTCCTTTGCAGTAAGAGCAGGTTACTTCAATGAAAGCAAAGAAAAAGGAGCCAGAAAATTCCTTTCGCTTGGAGCAGGATTCAAATACAACATCGTAAAACTGGATGTATCTTACCTGTTCTCAACTTCAAAAGTCAGAAACCCATTGGAAAACACATTGCGTTTCTCTCTTAGCTTCGCGTTCGGAGATAAATATGATGAATATTAGTATATAATTTAAAGTCTATAAAATCCAAATTGCTTTCATTAGTAATTTGGATTTTTTTTCCTCAAAACATTTATGAAACAAATCAACATTACGACCACATTCTCAGTATTCGACAACAAGGAAGAATTGCCTGAAGATGTAAAAAATCTGATGGAACAGGCCATTGAGATACGTAAGAAAGCCTACGCTCCTTATTCCAGATTCAGAGTTGGGGCAGCCATCTTTTTAGACAACGGAAAAATTGTTTTGGGTTCTAATCAGGAAAGCGCTGCATATCCGTCTGGGCTTTGCGCAGAAAGAGTTGCTATTTTCCAGGCAGGGGCTATATATCCTGACGCCAGGATTTTGAGAATTGCAATTTCAGCCACATCAGACGAAAGACCGGTTACCTCTCCTATCCCACCATGCGGTGCTTGCAGGCAATCCATATCAGAGTATGAATTCAAACAGGATTACCCGATAGAAATTTATTTTATGGGCGAAACAGGAGTAGTTTACAAGTCGGATTCGCTCAAAAATCTGCTCCCATTTATGTTTGATAAAAACTTCTTATAAAAAACCTAAAATTTACATTTTAAACTTTACTTCTAAGTT is drawn from Flavobacterium lindanitolerans and contains these coding sequences:
- the cdd gene encoding cytidine deaminase, with product MKQINITTTFSVFDNKEELPEDVKNLMEQAIEIRKKAYAPYSRFRVGAAIFLDNGKIVLGSNQESAAYPSGLCAERVAIFQAGAIYPDARILRIAISATSDERPVTSPIPPCGACRQSISEYEFKQDYPIEIYFMGETGVVYKSDSLKNLLPFMFDKNFL